GTCACGAGTGCGTTGCGGCACTGTTTGGGCAACTCGCAACTCGCTCAACATCGAGTCCTCTGCTTCGCTTAAGATAATCCGAATCGGAGCTGGCATAAATAATGGAACACTCCGTTTAGAGAACCTATCCCATCTTATATTTAATTAGTCCCAGCTACTTACCAGAGAATGTGGCAATTCTTTTTCAGCCCCCCTATAGTCCTCAAGCTAATCCAATAGAAAGATTATGGAAAGCTATCAAGAAAGATATGAAGTGGGAACTGTTTGATAACTTAGATGAGTTAAGAGACTCTCTCAAAAAGATTCTGGATAAGTTAACCGTACAAGATATCACTTCTTTAACAAAGTGGCAATTCCTTGTTGAGGGGCTATCTGTAGCAAACATTTAGCTAATTGATATAAGCCGTAAATGACCAGAGGAAGAGAGATTCTAAAAAGACTGATAATGAACGCAGCGATCGCAAGGCCCACTGGGATTGATCGCACATCGAAACAACTCAGAGCGAGCATTGTATGAGCAGGTGATATCTCCAATCACCCAGCGCCCATCCAACAGACTGCACTCTGCCGGGGTATCGAACTTTTGAACGTATAGAGCAATCTTGTGAAGCTGATAACGACCCGATTTGAGCAGATAGCGATGCCTACGTTCTAAAACCATATACGTTTGACCCTCGACTTCCAGATAAGCTCCCGGCTCAGGATGCCAGTCTAGATATAGATGACTAAGGGTAGAACGAGAATGGCTCAGAATGACTTCTGTAGGCAAAGGATTCAGCTTCATAACCAATTAATATCGACAGACCGCCAGAAAATTCACATCTATCTACAACAATCCTATTTAAGTCATAAGAATGCGTAGTGCGGGCATCTTGCATGGAACTGAACGCAAGCAGAACGCTCACACTACGCAAAAATCTCACGACTTAAGGATTGCCATCGGTTATTGACCCCGACGAATCACTCCGCCGGAGCCAATCCCTTAGTTCGCAGCCTGACGCTCTCTGGCTTCCTTGATCACCTCTTCCGCGATGTTATTGGGGCAAGGAGCATAGTGTGAGAACGACATTGAGAACTGTCCACGCCCAGAGGTCATGGTACGCAGATCGCCAATGTAGCCAAACATTTCGCTCAAAGGCACATCTGCCTTAATGCGTGCCCCCGTCTGACCTGTCTCCTGAGATTTCATCATCCCCCGACGACGGTTAAGATCCCCGATGATATCGCCCATATAATCATCTGGCGCAAAGACATCGACATTCATGATCGGTTCGAGCAACTGCGGCGCAGCCTTAGGAACAGACTGCCGATAAGCGGCTTTTGCTGCAATCTCAAACGCCATTGCCGACGAGTCTACTGGGTGGAAACCTCCTTCAAGCAGCGTGAACTTCAAGTCCAAGCAAGGGAACCCAGCCAATACACCGCGATCGACGCAGCTTTCAAAGCCTTTTTCCACTGCTGGCCAATACTCTCTCGGCACACTACCACCCGTCACCTTTGACTCAAACTGGAAACCGCTTCCTGGTTCACCCGGCTCAATGACATAGCCAATTTTGGCAAATTGACCAGAACCACCAGACTGCTTCTTGTGGACGTAGCTGTCTTCGAGGCGCTTCGTAATCGACTCGCGGTAGGCTACCTGAGGTTTACCCACCTCAACCTCTACCCCGTGGGTGCGCTTCAGAATGTCCACCTTGATGTCGAGATGTAGTTCGCCCATTCCCTTGAGGATCGTTTCGCCGCTCTCCTCATCTGTCACCATGTGGAAAGATGGGTCTTCTTGCACCATCTTTGTGAGCGCGGCGACCATCTTTTCTTCACCCCCCTTTAGCTTCGGTTTGACCGAAATGGAGATGACGGGTTCTGGAAAGACCATTGGCTCCAGCGTGGCGGGATTCTTGGGATCGCAGATGGTGTGTCCGGTTCGGATGTTCTTCATGCCGACGATCGCCACAATGTCACCCGCCTGAGCTGAGTCGATCTCTTCGCGAGAATTTGCATGCATCTCAACCAAGCGGCTGACCCGCTCGGTCTTACCTGTGGCGGTGTTAAGTACGGTATCGCCCTTGGACAATGTACCGGAGTACAAGCGAGTGAAGGTTAAAGCACCGAAGCGATCGTCCATGATCTTAAACGCGAGTGCCCGCAATGGTTTGTCTGGATCGACAAGCGCAAATTTGCCTGTTTCATGCCCTTCCAGATCCACCTCTGGCTGCGGTTTGACCTCCATCGGGTTCGGCAGGTAGTCAACCACAGCATCCAGCACCAACTGTACGCCCTTATTCTTAAACGATGAGCCGCAGTAGGTCGGGAAAAACGCCAAGTCGCGAGTACCCTTGCGAATACAACGCTTAATATCCTCCATCGACGGCTCTTCCCCTTCGAGATACTGTTCCATCACAGCATCGTCCTGCTCAACCGCTAGCTCAATCAACTGTTCGCGGTAGGTCTCGACCTGATCGACCATATCGGCAGGAACCTCTTTGATCTGATAGTTCATCGGATCGCCAGAGTTATCCCATACCCATGCCTTACGGGTCAGCAGATCGACCACGCCGGAAAACTGTTCTTCAATACCAATCGGCAGCACCATCACCAGTGGCTTGGCACCAAGCACTTGATCGACTTGCTTGACGACTCGGTAAAAATCAGCGCCTGTGCGGTCAAGCTTATTGATATAGACGATGCGAGAGACTTTGGAGTCGTTGGCGTAGCGCCAGTTGGTCTCAGATTGTGGTTCGACTCCACCTGAACCACAGAAAACACCAATACCACCATCAAGAACCTTCAGGGAACGGTAGACCTCAATGGTGAAATCAACGTGTCCTGGGGTATCGATGATGTTCAGTTGGTGATCGTTCCAGAAACAGGTAGTCGCAGCTGACTGGATGGTAATCCCGCGCTCTTGCTCCTGTTCCATGAAGTCCGTCGTCGCCGCGCCTTCGTGTACTTCACCAATTTTGTGGATTTTACCTGTCAGTTTCAGGATTCTTTCAGTTGTGGTGGTCTTGCCAGCATCGACATGAGCGAAGATGCCAATGTTTCGATAACGAGTCAGGTCTTTCATAAATTGGTCTCTAGAGTAAATACAACGAACCGTTGGCGACCACCTGCAAGCATTACAAGCCAGGAAATCAATGTTGCCTTTGTAGCCAGTGCAGGCTGGATTTCAATTACGCGGAATATAAAGAAATCCTTTTGCGTATCTCTGGCAACATTACTAATTGTAAATTGTGGAATGTCAAGGTGACAGTGGTTAGAGAGAT
This genomic stretch from Coleofasciculus sp. FACHB-1120 harbors:
- a CDS encoding DUF6464 family protein — encoded protein: MKLNPLPTEVILSHSRSTLSHLYLDWHPEPGAYLEVEGQTYMVLERRHRYLLKSGRYQLHKIALYVQKFDTPAECSLLDGRWVIGDITCSYNARSELFRCAINPSGPCDRCVHYQSF
- the fusA gene encoding elongation factor G — translated: MKDLTRYRNIGIFAHVDAGKTTTTERILKLTGKIHKIGEVHEGAATTDFMEQEQERGITIQSAATTCFWNDHQLNIIDTPGHVDFTIEVYRSLKVLDGGIGVFCGSGGVEPQSETNWRYANDSKVSRIVYINKLDRTGADFYRVVKQVDQVLGAKPLVMVLPIGIEEQFSGVVDLLTRKAWVWDNSGDPMNYQIKEVPADMVDQVETYREQLIELAVEQDDAVMEQYLEGEEPSMEDIKRCIRKGTRDLAFFPTYCGSSFKNKGVQLVLDAVVDYLPNPMEVKPQPEVDLEGHETGKFALVDPDKPLRALAFKIMDDRFGALTFTRLYSGTLSKGDTVLNTATGKTERVSRLVEMHANSREEIDSAQAGDIVAIVGMKNIRTGHTICDPKNPATLEPMVFPEPVISISVKPKLKGGEEKMVAALTKMVQEDPSFHMVTDEESGETILKGMGELHLDIKVDILKRTHGVEVEVGKPQVAYRESITKRLEDSYVHKKQSGGSGQFAKIGYVIEPGEPGSGFQFESKVTGGSVPREYWPAVEKGFESCVDRGVLAGFPCLDLKFTLLEGGFHPVDSSAMAFEIAAKAAYRQSVPKAAPQLLEPIMNVDVFAPDDYMGDIIGDLNRRRGMMKSQETGQTGARIKADVPLSEMFGYIGDLRTMTSGRGQFSMSFSHYAPCPNNIAEEVIKEARERQAAN
- a CDS encoding transposase; the encoded protein is MAILFQPPYSPQANPIERLWKAIKKDMKWELFDNLDELRDSLKKILDKLTVQDITSLTKWQFLVEGLSVANI